The nucleotide sequence GCCTCCCCGCGAGGGGACCCGGTTCACGGGCCTCGTGGAACGAGCCGATGGAACGGCCGGTCGCCTCGAAGATCTCCAAGGCCCGCATCACCCGCATCCGGTCCGAGGGCCGCAGGCGCCCTGCGCTCTCGGGGTCGCGGGACGCGAGGGCGGCGTGCAGCGCCTCGGTCGGCTGCCCTTCCGCCTCGGCCCGGATTCGTGCGCGAACCGGCTCCGGCACCGCGGGCAGGTCCGAGATCCCCTCGTCGAGGGAGCGGAAATACAGGCCGGTGCCGCCGACGAAGATCGGCAGGGTTCCGGCCTCGACGCCTGAGAGGATCGCGGCGGCCTGCCGCTGGAAGTGACCGACCGAAAAATTTACCGCACCGTCCACGCTGCCGTAGAGGTGGTGGGGTGCCAACGCCTCTTCCTGCGGGGTTGGCCGGGCCGAGAGCACGCGCAGGTCGGCATAGACCTGCATCGAATCCGTGTTGATCACCGCGCCGCCGAAGGCGCGGGCGATCCGCGATCCTAGTGCCGACTTGCCCGAGGCGGTGGGCCCTGCAATGAGGATGGCGGCCGGGCGCCCCGTCTCCTGCCCGTCCGAACTTTGCACGGCTGACCTCCATGACCCTCGTTGCGACGCTGATAGCAAACCCGGCCCGGCCCGCCATCACGGATGCGGTGCTCGCCGAGGCGCGCCGGGTGACCCGCACGGAGCATCAGCCGCGGATTCTCCACGGCGAAGTGGCAGCGGAACTCCTGGTTCCGGGTACGCTCGAAGGGGCGCCAGCCCTGACCGAGGCCCTGCGCGGGGCGCTCGGGTCAGAGCCGATCGACGTGGCCGTGCTTCCCCACGATCAGCACCGCCGCAAGCGGCTGTTCCTGGCGGACATGGACTCGACCATGATCGAGCAGGAATGCATCGACGAACTCGCCGATGTCGTCGGGATCAAGGATCAGGTGGCGGCGATCACCGAGCGAGCGATGCGCGGAGAGGTCGCCTTCGAGCCGGCCCTGCGGGAGCGGGTGGGGCTGCTGAAGGGACTGTCGGTCAGCGTGATCGACGGCCTGATCCGCGATGCGATCCGCCTGACGCCGGGCGGCGGCACTCTCGTTGCGACGATGCGGGCGCACGGCGCCTTCACCTGCCTCGTCTCCGGCGGCTTCACCCTGTTCACCGGGCCGATCGGAGCGAAGCTCGGCTTCGACGAGACCCGCGCCAACCGTCTCGACGTCGCGGACGGGCATCTGACCGGGCAGGTGGTCGAGCCGATCGTCGGAGCGGAGGCTAAGCGGGCGAGCCTCATCGAATTGCGGGAGCGTCTAGGCCTGAGCGCGGGCGAGACGATCGCTGTGGGCGACGGCGCCAACGATCTGCCGATGCTCGGAGAGGCTGGCATCGGCGTCGCATTCCGGGCGAAGCCGAAGGTGGCCGAGGCCGCCCGCGTTCGGATCGAGCACGGTGACCTGACGGCTTTGCTCTACCTGCAGGGATTCTCGGCGGCGGAGTTCGCGAAGTAGATCAGAGGGGAAGGGCGCAACGCGCGCCCTTCCCAGATCGGCGGCTCATTCCAGTCCGATCGCCACGAAGCGCACGTCGCCGCTGGCGCTGGCGACCAGCAGCAGCACCGACTTGCGGCCTTCCTTCTTGAGGGCCTCGACTCGCTTCGTCACGTCGGCGGGGTTCGACACTGCCTCCTGGCCGACCTCGACGATGACCTCACCCGGCTGGATTCGCTTGTCGGCGGCGGTCGAGTTCGGATCGACCTTGGTCACGACCACGCCGTTCTTGACGCTCTCCTTGATGTTGTAGCGGCGGCGCGCCTCGTCGCTGAGGCCGGACAGGTTGAGACCGAGGATCTGGCGGTTGACCGCTTCCGGCTCCGGCTGCTTGACGTTGGCGACCTGGGTCTTCTCGCCGTCCTCCAGGCGGCCGAGCAGGACCGCCTTGGTCTGCTCCTCGCCCTTGCGCACGATCTGCACGTCCACCGTCTTGCCGACCGGGGTGGCGGCGACGATGCGCGGCAGCTCGCTCGACGACTTCACCGGCACGCCGTTGAACTTGACGATGACGTCGCCGACTTCGAGCCCCGCCGTCTTGGCCGGGCCCTTCTCATCGACGCCAGCCACCAGCGCGCCCTTGGCGCCGCCCTTCAGGCCGAGCGCCTCGGCGGTGGCCTCATCGACGTTCTGGATGCGCACGCCGAGCCAGCCGCGGCGCACCTCGCCGAACTGCCGCAGCTGATCAACGACCTGGCTCGCCGTTCCCGACGGAACCGCGAAGCCGATGCCGACCGATCCGCCCGAGGGGGAAAGGATCGCGGTGTTGATGCCGATCACCTCGCCATCCATGTTGAACAGCGGTCCGCCCGAATTGCCCTTGTTGATGGCCGCATCCGTCTGAATGTAGTTGTCGTAGGGACCGGACTCGATGTTGCGACCGCGGGCCGAAACGATGCCGGCGGAGACGGAACCGCCGAGGCCGAACGGGTTGCCGATCGCCATCACCCAGTCGCCGGGGCGCATCTTGTCGGAATCGCCGAAGGGCACCGCCTTGAGCGGGCGCTCCGCCGTCGGCTTCACCCGCAACAGGGCGAGATCGATCTTCGGATCCTTGCCGATGATCTCCGCCTTCAGCTTGGTGCCGTCGCTCAGGATGACCTGGATGTCGTTGGCGTCGCCGATGACGTGGTTGTTCGTCACCACGATGCCGGATGCGTCGATGATGAAGCCGGAGCCGAGCGAGTTCGACTTGCGCGACGGCCCGCGCGGGCTGTCGTCGTCGCCCTTCGGGGTGCCCTGGCCGCGCCGCTTGAAGAATTCTTCGAAGAGATCCTCGAACGGCGTGCCCTGAGGCAGTTGCGGCATGGAGCGGCCGCCCCGGTTGCTCGCCTCGACCGTGGTCGAGGCCGAGATGTTCACCACCGCATCCGTCACCTTCTCGGCGAGGTCGGCGAGCGATTCCGGGCCGCGGGCGAACGCGGGGAGTGGCAGGGCGGTGACCGTGATGGTGACGCCCAGCACCGCGGCGGCCAGGGCCGAAGAGGCGCGCCGGGCAAGAGACGGCGTTCGGCCCCGGGCGGCGTTCGCGGCGAGTCTCATGGACGTTTCCCCAAGCTCATAAACGGTGCCTGATTCAGGCCGGCATATAAATTCGGCGGCCGGCACCCTCGATCAAGGGCGCCGGCCGCATCGGTCGGATCGGTCGCAGGCCGCTCAGCGCACGGCGCCGGTGGTCTCGCTGTTGCCGGAGGCCGTCGGCTGGGCAGCACCGTTCCGGGCACCCTGCGGGCGGCGGCCCTGCGGATCGTTGAAGTAGCGGAAGAAGTCCGAGCCGGGGCTCACGACCAGCCGCGTGTCCTGACCCTTCAGCGCGTGCTCGTAGGCCTGCATCGAGCGGTAGAAGGCGAAGAAGTCCGCGTCCTGCCCGAAAGCCTCTGCGAGGATGCGGTTCTTGTCCGCATCGCCCTGACCGCGCAGCTCTTCCTGCTTCTGATTGGCCTCGGCCAGGATCACGACGACGTCGCGGTCGGCCTTGGCGCGGATCAGGGTGGCCGCCTGATCGCCGTTGGCGCGGATGTCGGTCGCCTCCTTCTTCCGCTCGGAGGTCATGCGGTCGTAGACCGCCTGACTGTTCTTGGCGGGAAGGTCGACGCGGGTCATGCGCAGATCGACGATCTCGACGCCGAGCCCCTTGGCCTGCCGGTTCACGTCCTCCTGGATCGTGTTCATCAGGTCGGAGCGCTCGGTGCGCACGATGGCGTCGCGACTGGTGCGGGCCAGCACGTTACGCAGCGCCGAGTTGGTGAAGCTCGCCAGACGCTGGTTCGCCAGCGCGATCGTGCCGACCGACTGATAGAACTTCAGCGGATCGACGATGCGGTAGCGGGCGAAGGCGTCCACCTCGAGGTTCTGCCGGTCGGCGGTGAGCAGGGTCTGGACCGGCAGGTCGAGATCGAGCACCCGCTTGTCGAACAGCACGACGCTGTCGGTGAACGGCACCTTGAAGTAGAGGCCGGGCTTGTTCTGGCCCACCGGATTCAGCACGTCGCGCACGCGGCCGAGCTGAAGCACGAGCGCCTGCTGCATCTGCCCCACGGTGAAGACCGAAGCGTAGAGCCCGATCCCCACCACGGCGACGATAAGGAGCAGGCCGGTTCGGATCGCTGGATTGTTCATCGGCCCGCCGCTCCATTCGACTGTGCGCGGCCGCTGTCGAGCAGCGGAAGCACCGGGAGCACGCCCGCAGCGCTGGCGCCGCCGGCCACGCCGCCGTTCTGATCGATGATGACCTTGTTCACGGAGCCGAGCACTTTCTCCATGGTTTCCAGGAAGATCCGCTCACGGATCACCTCAGGGGCGACCTTGTAGGAATCGTAGACTTGACGGAAGCGGGACGCTTGACCCGTCGCCTCGGCCGTCGCCTGCGACCGATAGGCCTCAGCGGCCTGCACGACCTTACTCGCGTTGCCTCGGGCGTCGGGGACGACGCGGCTGGCATAGGTCTCGGCCTCGTTGCGCACCTGCTGGGCGTATTGTTGCGCCGCGTTCACGTCGATGAAGGCCGGCCGCACCTCCGGGGGAGGGGTGACGCTGGTGAGCTGCACGACCTCGATGCGCACGCCGGCACCGTACTCGTCGAGCGCGCTCTGGACGATCTCCTTGACCTCCTGGGCGATGCTGGACTGCTCGTTGGTCAGGATCGCCTGGATGTTGCGGCGGCCGATGACCTCGCGCATCGCGCTCTCGGAGATCGCCTTGATGGTCCCCTCCGGATTGGCGAGGTTGAAGACGTAATCCTCCGCCTTGAGCGGATTGACGCGCCACTGCACCTCGAAATCGATGTCGACGATGTTCTCGTCGCCGGTGAGCATCAGGCTCTCTTCCGCCACGTCGCGCTGGCGCGTGGTGCCGCCGGTGGGGATGTAGCCGATCGGAATCGAGTTCACGATGCCGACGTTGGGCTTCTGCACCGACCCGATCGGGTAGGGGAAGTTGTAGCGCAGACCTTCACCGGACTGGCCGGTATAGCGCCCGAAGATCGTGTTGATGCCGACCTCGTTGGGCTTCACGATGTAGAAGCCGGTCAGCAGCCACGCGCCGAGCACGAGGCCTGCCGCCACGAGGATTCCCTTGCCGCCGCCGAAACCTCCGCCCGGCATCACGCCGCGGAGCCGATCCTGGCCGCGCCGGAGCAGATCCTCGAGATCGGGGGGCGTCTTGCCGCCGCCCCCGCCACCCCAGGGGCCGCCGCCATTGCCGCCGCCGGGACGGCCCCAAGGGCCCCCTCCGCCGCCGCTCTGATTGCTCCAAGGCATTCTCGACGTGAACTCCTGCTGAAGCCGGCCCCCGCGGATGCGGCAGGCCCTTGCCCTAAAACTCGATCCACCGCCCTGCCGCTTCTCTGCCTGAGTGCGGAGAGAACCGGTTTTCCCAAGCGCCAGAACGCGTTTGCGGTGCCGCAAGGACGCCGCGCACCTGAGTGGCGCCGCGCCGTCCTGTCAAGGCTGGCAGGTGGGCCCGCACCGCGTCAACCGCAACGGCTGATCGAGCCGCGAATCTGTTCCCGCCCCTGCGGCCAAAGCGCCAATTCCCCGGTCAACGATCGGTGATCCGCTCCAAATCCACGAATTCAAAGGCGAATTCGTCGCGCTCACCCGCCCCGTGCGCCTCGCGGAAGGTTTCACGGAAGGCGGCTCGGTCGAAGGGCGGAAAGTACGCATCGCCCTCCGGCGCGGCATCGACCTCGGTGAGGTGCAGCCGGTCGGCATGTGGCAGGGCGAGCCGGTAGATCTCGGCACCTCCCACCACCATCAGCGTTTCGCTTTCGGCGGCCGCGAGCGCGGCGTCCCAATCGTGCACGACGGTCGCGCCGGGAATGGCGAGGCTGCGGTCGCGGGTCAGGACGAGGCTGCGCCGGCCGGGCAGCGGGCGGCCGATCGAATCCCAGGTCTTGCGGCCCATCAAGATCGGCTTGCCCATGGTGAGCGCCTTGAAGCGCGCGAGGTCACTCGAGATCCGCCAAGCGAGATCGTTGTCGCGGCCGATCACGCCGTTGCGGGCAATCGCGACGACGAGGGCGATGCGGGGATTTTCCATCAGACGGCCACCGGCGCCTTGATGGCGGGATGCGGTTCGTAGCCCTCGATCACAATGTCCTCGAAGCGGAAATCGAACAGCGAGCGCACCTCCGGATTCAGGCGCAGCCGGGGCAGGGGCCGCGGCGCGCGCGAGAGGAGGAGGCGGGTCTGCTCCAAGTGGTTGGCGTAGAGATGCGCGTCGCCGAAGGTGTGGACGAAGTCACCGGCTCGGAGCCCCGTCACCTGCGCCATCATCGCGGTGAGCAGGGCGTAGCTCGCGATGTTGAACGGCACGCCGAGGAAGGCGTCGGCCGAGCGCTGGTAGAGTTGGCAGGAAAGCCGGCCCTCCGCGACGTAGAACTGGAACAGGCAATGGCAGGGCGCGAGCGCCATCCGGTCGAGATCGGCCGGGTTCCAGGCCGAGACGATCAGGCGACGCGAATCCGGGTTGCGGGCTATCTGGTCGAGGATCCAGGCGATCTGATCGACCGTGCCGCCGTCGGGCTTGGCCCAGCTCCGCCATTGCTTGCCGTAGACGGGGCCGAGATCGCCGTCGGCGTCGGCCCACTCGTCCCAGATCGTGACGCCGTTCTGCTTCAGGTAGGCGATGTTGGTCTCGCCCTTCAGGAACCACAGCAACTCGTGGATGATCGAGCGCAGGTGGAGCTGCTTGGTCGTCACCAGCGGGAAGCCGTCGGAGAGATCGAACCGCATCTGGTGGCCGAACACGGAGAGCGTGCCCGTGCCGGTGCGGTCCTCCTTGCGGACGCCCTCGGACAGGATGCGGGTGAGCAGATCGTGATAGGCGCGCATGGCTCCTCAGATCTGGCGGGCGCCCCGGCCGATGTCGAGTGGGGCTTTCCCGCCGTCCCGTCTTTCCCGACGTCTTGGTTACGCAGGATCGCCGCTAACGCAGGAGGCTCGGCCCGATCTGGTAGGCGACCAGACAGAAATTGCTCCAACCGTGAAGCAGGATGCAGGGCCAGAGCCGCCCCGTGCGCCAGCGCAGCCAGCCGAGGGTGAGCGCGAGCGGGAGCAGGGTCAGCGGACGAGCGAGCGCACTCTTGGCGCCGGGATCGAGAGAGACGTGGGCGAGGCAGAACAGCAGCGCCGTCGCCACGATCGTCCCGGCCGGCCCCATGAAGGCGCTGGCGCGGGCGAACGTCTCGCCCCGCAGCAGCAATTCCTCCGTGATCGGTGCAAGCACCACGACGAAGGCGAACCACAGGGCGAGCATCGACGGGCTGAGGAAGGGCGAGAGGCGAACGCCGTTGCCGAAATTCATGTTGAGCGCGGCGGCACTGGTCGTCACCCAGGCGATGTGGATCAACGGCCAGAGTGGCAGCAGCAGCCAGAGCCGCCGCATCGGCGCCCGCGCTTCATCGGGCCGTGCCAGGCCGAGGCGTCGGCGCCATGCTCCGCCCGCCACCCAGGCGGCCAGCGAGACGACGAGACCGGCCATCAACACCTGCCGCAGGGCATCCACCGCGACGGCTCGGCCGGCAAGTTCGGAGAGGGGCAAGCGCGGGCGTGCGGCGGTGTCGAGGAGCGGGTCGATCCCGAGGCGCAGGTCGCCGCCGATCCGGATGATGGCGATGGCCAGCCCGCTCGCCAGAACCAGGATGAAGAGCGGGACCGCAATGAGCAGCAGCACACGGCCGAGCCACAGAAGGCCCGCTTCGAGGCGGGCGAGCGGCGGCTTCGACGGGCGCGCGTCGGCGGAGGCGGGCGGCATATCGGCCACGCTCGCAACGCGGAGCGGGTCTGAGCGCAGATCGCTCTTCAAAACCGCCGTCGGCCTCTCTATATTCGCCTTGCCGGTCGCAAGGCCGGCTATGGCGATAAACGTTCTTCGAAATAAACCTATCGGACCCGGGGGCGGTACCCGGCGCCTCCACCCGAACCCAGGACCGATGGCCGCACGGCCTCAGGTGTTGGGTTCCGGCGGGGGCGAAATAGGATCGACGAGGGCGTAAAGGTAGAGCTTTCGCTCGGCATGGTTCCGCCGTTATCGGGCCTTTGCAATAGTTGCCAACGACAACTTTGCTCCGGTGGCTGTCGCCGCGTAAGCGGTGCCAAAAACCGACCTAAAGTCCTAGCGGGTAGCACCGCATAGGCGGGGTTCGGAGGTACCTGGCAACAGAAACCTCCACTCATTTCCACGACCCGGCGCAGCCCAATCCCGGCCGTGACCGGTCAAGCGAGCGCCGATGGCCGAAGATCTGATCCGTTACGATCTCCTGGTTCAGGACGCCCTGCGCGGCGTCGTGCGCAAGGTGCTGACTGATGCCGCCCGCGAGGGTCTCTCCGGCGAGCACCACTTCTACATCTCGTTCCGCACCGAGGCGCCGGGCGTGCGGATGTCGCAGCGCCTGCGCGAGAAATACCCGCAGGACATGACGATCGTCCTGCAGCACCAGTTCTGGGATCTCGGCGTCTCCGAGCACAGCTTCGAGGTCGGCCTGTCGTTCTCCGGCGTGCCGGAGCGGCTGCTGATCCCGTTCGATGCGCTGTCGGGCTTCTTCGACCCCTCGGTGCAGTTCGGCCTGAAGTTCGATCTCAACGAGGGGGCCGAGGGCGAGCAGCCGGAGGAAGCGCAGCCGAGCGCGCCGATCAAGGCCGGTCCGCGTGGCGCGGCATCCGAGCCTGCCGAGATCAAGCCGAAGGGCACCGGCCTCGCGACGGTTCAGGGCGGCCCGAAGATCGTCCCGGCACTTCCTGCCGCGGGCAAGGCCAAGGCCGAGGCAAAGCCGGACGACAAGTCCGAGGACGGTGAGGCCAAGCCGGAGGCCGCCGAGAAGACCGATCGCGACGGCACCGCCGAGGTCGTGAGCCTCGACGCCTTCCGTAAGAAGAACTGATTGTTCCGCTGATCCCGCGCCTCGTCCGGAGACGCGGGCGGGTGTCTTAGGAGCGGCGCTGTGCCACCATGCGCAGGCCCTCTTTCGGCCGCAGCGTCACCCGGTGCAGCGGCGTGACCGGCGGATGGTCCGCGGGCAGAGTGAGCCGCACTGACCGCGCGACCTGCGCGAGAACCAACGTCGCCTCCTGAACCGAAAAACTCTGGCCGATGCAGACGCGCGGTCCGGCGCCGAACGGCAGGTAGGCGAAGCGCTCGATGCGCTCGCGCCGCTCCCCGAGGAAGCGCTCGGGAATGAACGCATCCGGCTCGTCCCACAGCTTGCGATGCCGGTGCATCACCCAGGGGGCGATGATGACGGTCGAGTTGCGAGGAATCTTGACCCGCCCGATCCGATCCTCGCGCAGGGCCTGACGGCTGAGGAACGGCACCGGCGGGAAGAGCCGCATGGTCTCCTCCATCACAGCCTTGGTGAAGGGCAGCCGGTCGAGTCGCAGCGCGCCGTCCTCGCCGGCCGCGGCATCGGCCTCCGCCTCGACGCGTTCCTGCGCGGCCTCGTCCTGCGACAGGCAATAGAGTGCCCAGGTCAGGGCGTTGGCCGTCGTCTCGTGCCCGGCGGCGATGAAGGTGACGATGTTGGCCTTCACTTCGATGTCGGAGAGGCCGCGGCCGGTCTCCGGGTCCTGAGCCGCCAACAGCAGGGTCATCAGATCGTGGGGCGCCTCGCCGCGGGCGAGCGCCGCCTTGCGCTGATCCAGCAGCGTATCCACCACCTCGGCGAAGAAGCGCAGGGCCGGCCGAGCCCGCAGGCGGCCGAGCCGCGGCACGAAAGCGGGGAAGCCGAACACGTCGAGGGGGTCGATCGGGCCGATCGATTCGAGCAGCCGGGTAATGGCACGCCCGAGCGCGTCGGGATCACCCGGCAGCCCTTGTGTGAAGATCGTCCGCTCCAGCACGTCGAGGGTGGCGCGGGTCGTCTCAAGGGCGACGTCGACGGTGGCCCCGTCCCGCCGCGCCAATCGCCGGCCGAGGCGTGCGCCCGCCGCATCCATCTGCGCGACGAAGCCCGAAACATGGCGGGCGGAAAAGATGGGCGCCAGCGTGCGCCGCTGCAGGCGCCACTCCTCGCCCTCGGCCGTGAGCAGCCCGTCGCCGAGGCCCGGCGCCAGCACCCGCTTCTGGAGGTCGTCCTTGCGGTAGTGGGCGGCCCGCTCCACCAGCAGGTAGCGTACCAGGGCCGGATCGCTGACGACGGTGATCCGACCCATCGCCGTCTCGCCGGCAACGACGAATTCCTCGAAATGCGCGTCCATCCAGGTCGCGATCGGATTCTCACGCACCTTCTTCAGGAAGGCGAACAGGCCGAGCGGCTGCGTCAGCGGCGGCGGCACCTTCGGACGGAACGGCCCGGCTTGCGTGATGCGGGCCGGGCGGGTCGGCAGATCCAGCATGAAGAGGGGAGAACCTCGGCGGTGACGGAGTGCGCGATGCGTCATGCTCGGTTTCGGGCCGGCATCGCGCTTGGCATCATGCTTCGTTAAGTAGGGCCGCATCCGAGCCAACGAAGAGGCCACGATGTCGCCGCACGAGAACCCTGCCGTCGAGACACGCACCGAATCCGACACCTTCGGTCCGATCCAGGTGCCCGCCCACCGCTACTGGGGCGCCCAGACCCAGCGCTCGATCCAGAACTTCAAGATCGGCACCGAGCGCCAGCCGGCGCCGCTCGTCCACGCGCTCGGCATCGTCAAGCAGGCCGCCGCCCTGGTGAACAAGGATCTCGGCGGTCTCGACCCGAAGGTCGCCGACGCCATCGCCGAATCCGCGGCGGAAGTCGTCGCCGGCAAGCACGACGACGAGTTCCCGCTGGTGGTCTGGCAGACCGGTTCGGGCACCCAGTCGAACATGAACGCCAACGAGGTGATCGCGAGCCTCGCCAACGAGCGGCTCGGGGGCAAGCGCGGCGGCAAGTCGCCGGTTCACCCCAACGATCACTGCAATCGCGGCCAGTCCTCGAACGACACCTTCCCCACCGCGATGCACATTGCGGTCGCCCGCGAGGTGCAGGAGCGGCTTCTGCCGGCGCTCTCCCACCTGCACGCGGCGCTCGACGCCAAGGCGAAGGAGTTCGAGAGCATCGTCAAGATCGGCCGCACCCACCTGCAGGACGCGACCCCGGTCTCGCTCGGCCAGGAATTTTCCGGCTACGCGGCGCAGGTCGCGCTGGGCGGCGCCCGCATCGCCGCGACGCTGCCCGGCGTGCTGGCGCTGGCCCAGGGCGGCACCGCCGTCGGGACCGGCCTCAACGCGCATCCGGAATTCGCCGAGCGGTTCGCGGCCAAGGTCGCGGAGCTGACCGGTCTGCCCTTCACCTCGGCCGAGAACAAGTTCGAGGCGCTCGCCACCCATGACGCGCTCGTCTTCACGCAGGGCGCGCTGACGGCGCTGGCCACCGGCCTGTTCAAGATCGCCAACGATATCCGCCTGCTCGGCTCGGGCCCGCGCTCGGGTCTCGGCGAACTCTCGCTGCCCGAGAACGAGCCGGGTTCCTCGATCATGCCGGGCAAGGTCAACCCGACCCAGTGTGAGGCGCTGACGATGGTCTGCGCCCAGGTCGTCGGCAACGGCACCACGGTGAGCTTCGCCGGCAGCCAGGGCCATTTCGAGCTCAACGTGTTCAAGCCGGTGATCGCCAACGCGGTGCTGCAATCGGTGCGGCTGCTCGCCGACAGCTCGGTGAGCTTCACCGACAACTGCGTCGTCGGCATCAAGGCCAACACCGACCGGATCAGCGACCTGATGAGCCGCTCGCTGATGCTGGTGACCGCGCTTGCCCCCTCGATCGGCTACGACAAGGCCGCCGAGATCGCCAAGACTGCGCACAAGAACGGCACCACCCTCAAGGAGGAGGCGCTGCGGCTCGGCTACGTCACGGATGAGGAGTTCGAACGGGTCGTACGCCCCGAAACCATGCTGGCGCCGAGCGCGGAATAAGCGCTAGACTCGCTTCCCGGCGCGGGCCTTCCGCGCCGGGTCGTCGGAGGGGCTGACGCGATGGCCGAGATCATCAACCTGCGCCAGGTGCGCAAGGACCGTGAGAAGGCGGCGAAAGAGGCCAAGGCTGCGGAGAACCGCATCCTGTTCGGCCGGCCGAAGAAAGCGAAGACGCTGGCCGAGACGCGCAAGGCGATCGAGCAAGCCCGCCACGAGGGCCACCGCCTCGCTGATCCCGACAAGGAATGACGCGGGCGCCTCAGCGGGAGACCGCGAAGCGCTCCGTGATGATCGCGGGGCACCGCACCAGCGTCTCGCTGGAGGCGGAGTTCTGGGAGGCGCTTCAGGAGATCGCGCGGGGGCGCGGGCACTCGGTTCAGGCGCTGATCGGTGCGATCGATTCGGGGCGCGGCGAGCGCAACCTGTCCTCGGCGATCCGGGTGTTCGTGCTGAGCGCCTTTCGTCGCACCTCCGAAGTGTCAGAGAGCCCCTTCACGGATCGCGCCGGGATCGGCTAGGGCGTGCAGGAGCCCGGCAGCGGAGTGGGCGAAGCGTAGGGTGACCGCTTTGCGTCGAGCCGGGCTCAGCGGGTGGTCCGGCGGCTCGCGCAGGATCGCCGCGCCGAAGGAATCGGCGACGATCAGACCGCATTCTTCCGGAATCAGCGTCTCCGGCACCGTCTCGGGGATCGCGAAGAAGAAGCGGTCGCAATAGTCGCGGTAATTCGGCCATTTCCGGTCGGCGCGGAAATCGGCGACGCTCGACTTGATCTCGACGATGGTGAGCCGACCCGCCGCGCAGAGCGCGATCACGTCGGCGCGGCGCCCGTTAGCGAGCGAGAATTCCGGCAGGCTCACGCAGCCCATCTCGGCGAGCAGACGCCGCACCCCGCGCTGGATGTTCAGCGCGGTGGGCGACTGGCGGCGGTCGGGCGGCAGGACGATGTGGGCTAGCGCTGTGGACATGCCGGGCTGGTGGCTTGCGGATGCGGCCGAATCGAGTCGACCCATCCTGTCAGCCGAATCCCATCGGTGTCACCGGCCGCTTTGTCACAGCGCCAGGGCCGCCCGGATCGCCGCGAATCCATCCGTCAGCGCCGCCGGTCCCGGCTGGAGGATCAGCGGCGACTTGATCTCATGGATGCGCCCTGCGGCCACAGCGGGTATGGCCTGCCATCCGGGCCGGCCGCGGATGCGCTCCACGTTGACCCGCTTGCCGCACCAGGAAGCGAGGATCACGTCGGGCGCCGCCGCGATCACCTGCTCGCTCGTGACGATCCGGTCCTTCGCGGCCTGAGCCCGGCTCAGCTCCGGAAAGACATCCTGTCCGCCGGCAAAGCCGATTAGGTCCGAGACCCAGCCGATGCCGGAAATCATTGGCTCGTCCCATTCCTCGAAATACACCCTCGGTCGCGGCCGCCCAGCGGTCTCGGCGGCGGCGTCCGCAAGGCACGC is from Methylorubrum sp. B1-46 and encodes:
- a CDS encoding DegQ family serine endoprotease; the protein is MRLAANAARGRTPSLARRASSALAAAVLGVTITVTALPLPAFARGPESLADLAEKVTDAVVNISASTTVEASNRGGRSMPQLPQGTPFEDLFEEFFKRRGQGTPKGDDDSPRGPSRKSNSLGSGFIIDASGIVVTNNHVIGDANDIQVILSDGTKLKAEIIGKDPKIDLALLRVKPTAERPLKAVPFGDSDKMRPGDWVMAIGNPFGLGGSVSAGIVSARGRNIESGPYDNYIQTDAAINKGNSGGPLFNMDGEVIGINTAILSPSGGSVGIGFAVPSGTASQVVDQLRQFGEVRRGWLGVRIQNVDEATAEALGLKGGAKGALVAGVDEKGPAKTAGLEVGDVIVKFNGVPVKSSSELPRIVAATPVGKTVDVQIVRKGEEQTKAVLLGRLEDGEKTQVANVKQPEPEAVNRQILGLNLSGLSDEARRRYNIKESVKNGVVVTKVDPNSTAADKRIQPGEVIVEVGQEAVSNPADVTKRVEALKKEGRKSVLLLVASASGDVRFVAIGLE
- the hflK gene encoding FtsH protease activity modulator HflK yields the protein MPWSNQSGGGGGPWGRPGGGNGGGPWGGGGGGKTPPDLEDLLRRGQDRLRGVMPGGGFGGGKGILVAAGLVLGAWLLTGFYIVKPNEVGINTIFGRYTGQSGEGLRYNFPYPIGSVQKPNVGIVNSIPIGYIPTGGTTRQRDVAEESLMLTGDENIVDIDFEVQWRVNPLKAEDYVFNLANPEGTIKAISESAMREVIGRRNIQAILTNEQSSIAQEVKEIVQSALDEYGAGVRIEVVQLTSVTPPPEVRPAFIDVNAAQQYAQQVRNEAETYASRVVPDARGNASKVVQAAEAYRSQATAEATGQASRFRQVYDSYKVAPEVIRERIFLETMEKVLGSVNKVIIDQNGGVAGGASAAGVLPVLPLLDSGRAQSNGAAGR
- the serB gene encoding phosphoserine phosphatase SerB; this translates as MTLVATLIANPARPAITDAVLAEARRVTRTEHQPRILHGEVAAELLVPGTLEGAPALTEALRGALGSEPIDVAVLPHDQHRRKRLFLADMDSTMIEQECIDELADVVGIKDQVAAITERAMRGEVAFEPALRERVGLLKGLSVSVIDGLIRDAIRLTPGGGTLVATMRAHGAFTCLVSGGFTLFTGPIGAKLGFDETRANRLDVADGHLTGQVVEPIVGAEAKRASLIELRERLGLSAGETIAVGDGANDLPMLGEAGIGVAFRAKPKVAEAARVRIEHGDLTALLYLQGFSAAEFAK
- the hflC gene encoding protease modulator HflC, yielding MNNPAIRTGLLLIVAVVGIGLYASVFTVGQMQQALVLQLGRVRDVLNPVGQNKPGLYFKVPFTDSVVLFDKRVLDLDLPVQTLLTADRQNLEVDAFARYRIVDPLKFYQSVGTIALANQRLASFTNSALRNVLARTSRDAIVRTERSDLMNTIQEDVNRQAKGLGVEIVDLRMTRVDLPAKNSQAVYDRMTSERKKEATDIRANGDQAATLIRAKADRDVVVILAEANQKQEELRGQGDADKNRILAEAFGQDADFFAFYRSMQAYEHALKGQDTRLVVSPGSDFFRYFNDPQGRRPQGARNGAAQPTASGNSETTGAVR
- the miaA gene encoding tRNA (adenosine(37)-N6)-dimethylallyltransferase MiaA, with the protein product MQSSDGQETGRPAAILIAGPTASGKSALGSRIARAFGGAVINTDSMQVYADLRVLSARPTPQEEALAPHHLYGSVDGAVNFSVGHFQRQAAAILSGVEAGTLPIFVGGTGLYFRSLDEGISDLPAVPEPVRARIRAEAEGQPTEALHAALASRDPESAGRLRPSDRMRVMRALEIFEATGRSIGSFHEAREPGPLAGRPLLKIFLAAERETLRRRIDARFLTMMEEGALDEVAALRDRHLDPLLPVMRAHGVPGLIAHLDGTISRDEAIRRGQGDTRRYAKRQFTWFRHQMGEDWHWTMPEAAWSLAQGRLSAPAGR
- a CDS encoding dihydrofolate reductase; translation: MENPRIALVVAIARNGVIGRDNDLAWRISSDLARFKALTMGKPILMGRKTWDSIGRPLPGRRSLVLTRDRSLAIPGATVVHDWDAALAAAESETLMVVGGAEIYRLALPHADRLHLTEVDAAPEGDAYFPPFDRAAFRETFREAHGAGERDEFAFEFVDLERITDR
- a CDS encoding thymidylate synthase, which encodes MRAYHDLLTRILSEGVRKEDRTGTGTLSVFGHQMRFDLSDGFPLVTTKQLHLRSIIHELLWFLKGETNIAYLKQNGVTIWDEWADADGDLGPVYGKQWRSWAKPDGGTVDQIAWILDQIARNPDSRRLIVSAWNPADLDRMALAPCHCLFQFYVAEGRLSCQLYQRSADAFLGVPFNIASYALLTAMMAQVTGLRAGDFVHTFGDAHLYANHLEQTRLLLSRAPRPLPRLRLNPEVRSLFDFRFEDIVIEGYEPHPAIKAPVAV